The Mycolicibacterium arabiense genome has a window encoding:
- a CDS encoding conjugal transfer protein, translating into MQLTNTWRRRLTTTGLGSAKVIVTILVICSVISGASTVWRWVFPPDVTPAAVTARSVGNQTAMVESYAIDCVTVLLTASTSRAAEVARCFPNSTDMALPTTSPLIVSAQAASATFVGQTAPDVETYGVIVAVTEQSYTNAPPVRSYYQLPVSVYAGGAPRAMAKPARRDPPPPGVDVSLDYPVTITNDAALAAVISGFITCYLTDAAGIERFVTVDSGLGPLRAYSAATVSSIRAQQPVPEAPAEAAELRVWVTVSARAADYTTTPLEYPLTLRATGGAWSVAGIDTVPAIDSDAPAVPVATGSR; encoded by the coding sequence ATGCAACTGACCAACACCTGGCGGCGACGGCTCACGACCACCGGCCTCGGGAGCGCCAAGGTCATCGTGACGATCCTGGTCATTTGCTCGGTGATCAGTGGCGCGTCCACCGTGTGGCGGTGGGTGTTTCCGCCCGACGTGACACCCGCGGCGGTGACAGCCCGCTCCGTCGGCAACCAGACCGCGATGGTGGAGAGCTACGCGATCGACTGCGTGACGGTGCTTCTGACCGCCAGCACCAGCCGCGCCGCAGAGGTGGCGCGCTGCTTTCCCAACAGCACCGACATGGCGCTGCCCACTACCTCCCCGCTGATCGTGTCCGCCCAGGCCGCATCCGCGACGTTCGTCGGCCAGACCGCGCCCGACGTGGAGACCTACGGGGTCATCGTGGCGGTCACCGAGCAGTCCTACACCAACGCCCCGCCGGTGCGCAGCTACTACCAGCTGCCGGTCAGCGTGTACGCCGGCGGTGCGCCGCGGGCGATGGCCAAGCCCGCCCGCCGTGACCCGCCGCCCCCGGGAGTGGATGTGTCGCTGGACTATCCGGTCACCATCACCAACGACGCCGCCTTGGCGGCGGTGATCAGCGGGTTCATCACGTGCTACCTCACTGACGCCGCCGGAATCGAGCGGTTCGTCACCGTGGACTCCGGGCTGGGCCCGCTGCGCGCCTACTCGGCCGCCACCGTCTCCTCGATCCGAGCCCAGCAACCGGTTCCGGAAGCTCCGGCCGAGGCTGCCGAGCTGCGGGTGTGGGTGACGGTCAGCGCTCGGGCAGCCGACTACACCACCACTCCGTTGGAGTACCCGCTGACGCTGCGCGCCACCGGGGGAGCGTGGTCGGTGGCCGGCATCGACACGGTTCCGGCGATCGACTCTGACGCCCCTGCGGTCCCGGTCGCCACGGGTAGCCGATGA
- a CDS encoding ATP-binding protein produces the protein MARNADPRVDHLFDPPLAVIGNLRFTRGGVYADYLIDGLPLVLRPLRTHERGSRFYRNLARALPSGWSLSGLLDTTDPNRLMRNIVGNHGHRPGWVEHCRQWEPTFNPAAAPDGASIFVEERRRGWLTFPVDSGRAGRTPAGAATKAKDWVAGRDVDSDTSVAAYARLAAEVVASLPQQFSVRPASPLQVQWHHRHNLFRGALRDPMPPAAAGPDRLTAADFLRPALDEGANAVRSSWWPTMRPIVRLYDADHPEGPWSYQALLPVTHFPDTGLRFTKAAYLYALDNVDTEAAIDWIQHVTVRSPERAEALNARAAKNIKDQMRQRGRMIEEDDELDSKLANTREYNAQIKANPSERELDVATLIAVGAPTVEMCEDAVKQVRHELDQAEIAVSRWRGAQAKLWVAFNPGSEKHAHLDEFRDPTSAHLWGRFTPLISTRVGDSRGTPLAENQNTLRRSLILHDPEGCAQRQRNTGLIVIGDPGAGKSNRAKLSGIEVVLRGGKVDVFDPGTHGEWGQAFRNVTHTTVIDLADSRFSLDPLRMFDFDEAGAVAADHILPMIGVPADSDMENRFTLLVSPHMRQANGIHSMRSLIGYLRAQPDANNDMLLARLEAWATQPAACAIFDETLPPYSPSQSLATVWLTHRLGLPDADDMLNPHLYDKLPKGARAGMAIYGLIIDTVQRHQFLHREQFSTMIFEEAAELMVYPAGARTAHRITRQGRKHATGIWLISQDYRDFARMGDKFITQKWLFAIRNEELATKTLEWAGVDPSLYPEVVQSYYEDTSPAESADDEDSDDEAFGKVHPSRMGEGFIVDERGRRARCRFLGAPTTQLAADVDSTPPQEVFA, from the coding sequence GTGGCACGCAACGCTGATCCGCGCGTCGATCACCTCTTCGATCCGCCGCTGGCGGTGATCGGCAACCTGCGCTTCACCCGCGGCGGGGTCTATGCCGACTACCTCATCGACGGACTACCGCTGGTGCTACGCCCACTGCGCACCCACGAACGGGGCAGCCGGTTTTATCGCAACCTGGCCCGCGCCCTGCCCTCGGGGTGGTCACTGTCGGGCCTGCTGGACACCACCGACCCGAATCGCCTGATGCGCAACATCGTCGGCAACCACGGTCACCGACCGGGATGGGTGGAGCACTGCCGGCAGTGGGAGCCGACGTTCAACCCCGCCGCAGCCCCCGACGGCGCATCGATCTTCGTGGAGGAGCGCCGGCGGGGCTGGCTGACCTTCCCGGTCGACAGCGGTCGCGCCGGCCGCACCCCGGCCGGGGCCGCGACCAAGGCCAAGGACTGGGTGGCTGGGCGCGACGTCGACTCCGACACGTCGGTGGCCGCCTACGCACGCCTCGCTGCTGAGGTGGTCGCCTCACTGCCCCAACAGTTCAGCGTCCGCCCGGCCAGCCCCCTACAGGTTCAATGGCACCACCGCCACAACCTCTTTCGTGGAGCACTGCGCGACCCGATGCCCCCGGCCGCAGCCGGCCCGGACCGGCTCACCGCAGCGGACTTCCTCCGCCCAGCCCTCGACGAAGGCGCCAACGCGGTCCGCTCGTCGTGGTGGCCGACGATGCGCCCCATCGTGCGCCTCTACGACGCCGACCACCCGGAAGGACCGTGGAGCTATCAAGCACTGCTACCGGTGACGCACTTCCCCGACACCGGCCTGCGGTTCACCAAGGCGGCCTACCTGTACGCGCTCGACAACGTCGACACCGAGGCAGCCATCGACTGGATCCAGCACGTCACGGTGCGCAGCCCCGAGCGCGCCGAGGCGCTCAACGCGCGCGCGGCCAAGAACATCAAAGACCAGATGCGTCAGCGCGGCCGCATGATCGAAGAGGACGACGAACTCGATAGCAAACTGGCCAACACCCGCGAGTACAACGCGCAGATCAAGGCCAACCCCAGCGAGCGCGAACTAGACGTGGCCACCCTGATCGCGGTGGGCGCACCCACGGTGGAGATGTGCGAGGACGCCGTGAAGCAGGTACGCCACGAACTCGACCAGGCCGAAATTGCAGTCAGCCGGTGGCGCGGAGCACAGGCCAAGCTGTGGGTGGCCTTCAACCCCGGCAGCGAGAAGCACGCCCACCTCGACGAGTTCCGCGACCCCACCTCCGCGCACCTGTGGGGCCGATTCACACCGCTGATCTCGACCCGCGTCGGCGACTCCCGCGGCACCCCGCTTGCGGAGAACCAGAACACCCTGCGGCGCAGCCTGATCCTGCACGACCCCGAAGGATGCGCCCAGCGGCAACGCAATACCGGCCTGATCGTCATTGGCGATCCCGGCGCCGGAAAGTCCAACCGCGCCAAACTCTCCGGCATCGAAGTCGTGCTCCGAGGCGGCAAAGTCGACGTGTTCGACCCCGGCACGCACGGCGAATGGGGACAAGCGTTCCGCAACGTCACCCACACCACCGTGATCGACCTGGCCGATTCGCGGTTCAGTCTGGATCCGCTGCGCATGTTCGATTTCGACGAGGCGGGCGCGGTGGCCGCCGACCACATCCTGCCGATGATCGGGGTTCCCGCCGACAGCGACATGGAGAACCGCTTCACCCTCCTGGTGAGCCCGCACATGCGGCAAGCCAACGGTATTCACTCGATGCGCTCGCTGATCGGCTACCTGCGCGCCCAGCCCGACGCCAACAACGACATGCTGCTCGCGCGCCTGGAGGCCTGGGCCACCCAGCCCGCAGCGTGCGCCATCTTCGACGAGACCCTCCCGCCGTACTCGCCGTCCCAGTCGCTGGCCACGGTCTGGCTCACCCACCGTCTCGGGTTGCCCGACGCCGACGACATGCTCAACCCGCACCTCTACGACAAGCTGCCCAAGGGTGCGCGCGCGGGCATGGCCATCTACGGCCTGATCATCGACACCGTGCAGCGCCACCAGTTCCTGCACCGCGAGCAGTTCTCCACGATGATCTTCGAGGAGGCCGCCGAGTTGATGGTCTACCCGGCCGGCGCTCGGACCGCACACCGCATCACCCGCCAGGGCCGCAAGCATGCCACCGGAATCTGGCTCATCTCCCAGGACTACCGCGACTTCGCCCGCATGGGGGACAAGTTCATCACCCAGAAGTGGCTGTTCGCGATCCGCAACGAGGAGCTGGCGACCAAGACACTGGAGTGGGCCGGGGTGGACCCATCGCTGTACCCAGAGGTGGTGCAGTCCTACTACGAGGACACCAGCCCCGCCGAGTCAGCCGACGACGAAGACAGCGACGACGAAGCCTTCGGCAAGGTTCACCCCTCGCGGATGGGGGAGGGCTTCATCGTCGACGAGCGCGGCCGCCGGGCCCGCTGCCGCTTCCTGGGTGCCCCGACGACGCAGCTGGCCGCCGACGTCGACAGCACTCCGCCCCAGGAAGTGTTCGCATGA
- a CDS encoding AAA family ATPase gives MSDARDYLDAGIDALGLLGNPADPSAARDRFRRAVSMDPSMCDAWLGLIATGDHSSETLRHAHEASATVHRETRRLGLQDTALDASVASPGFIEVFPYTPASITLAYIAALLTEGDYDTAEKLLESYDTAREPQQSPIWRCLGVTLQYVTQRWTDVAEWAARPVSGTSPVVDAATDLMAGIAHVGLGEFDAALALLSGIPPNQVSPQAAAYAALYRGLALRCLGRDGDARIELGKASIGGRLLPDASAALADTTFGPKVTTAEAIAARTSRWDPQSGPSTDELREVEQAKAAQAVLEEAEHDLQAFIGLGRVKAHINKLKYVQVYDRAMAARGEGVGQRNALHMTLIGPPGTAKTSIARVMGKMYFGLGILKSSEFIEVSRKDLVGGVIGETEAKTGAYLDRAKGKTLFVDEAPELYKADNERDFGRIALDVIMKFAEDHRDDTMIALAGYAGGMNRLLSANPGLRSRFPTQLEFSSYSADELAQIASLFAENYRVLVDPNAVESFQRITHWLTATSTNNPEDPSETLIDIAGNGRYVRNVMSEAVEKMKARVASDTSIDLATADLNMLRTVIDADMIDAIKGILASAGIQPREQTS, from the coding sequence ATGAGTGATGCGCGTGACTACCTCGACGCTGGAATAGATGCCCTGGGCTTGCTCGGCAATCCGGCCGACCCCTCCGCCGCCCGTGACAGGTTCCGTAGAGCGGTCAGCATGGACCCGAGTATGTGCGACGCGTGGCTCGGCCTGATCGCCACCGGCGACCATTCCAGCGAGACGCTGCGCCACGCCCACGAGGCCAGCGCCACGGTGCACCGCGAGACCCGCCGACTGGGATTGCAGGACACCGCCCTAGACGCGTCGGTGGCCTCGCCGGGCTTCATCGAGGTGTTTCCCTACACGCCGGCTTCGATCACGCTGGCCTACATTGCGGCCCTGCTCACCGAAGGGGACTACGACACCGCCGAGAAGCTGCTGGAGTCCTACGACACCGCCAGAGAGCCGCAGCAGTCCCCGATTTGGCGCTGCCTGGGCGTAACCCTGCAGTACGTCACTCAACGATGGACCGACGTCGCCGAATGGGCTGCACGCCCGGTCTCGGGGACCTCGCCGGTCGTGGACGCCGCCACGGATCTGATGGCCGGTATCGCCCATGTCGGTCTGGGGGAGTTCGACGCCGCCCTGGCTCTGCTGAGCGGAATCCCGCCCAATCAGGTCAGCCCCCAGGCCGCCGCCTACGCCGCCCTCTACCGCGGACTGGCACTGCGCTGCTTGGGCCGCGACGGCGATGCCCGTATCGAGCTGGGCAAGGCCAGTATCGGCGGGCGACTCCTTCCCGACGCCAGCGCCGCCCTGGCCGATACCACGTTCGGGCCGAAGGTCACCACGGCCGAGGCCATCGCCGCCCGGACCAGTCGCTGGGATCCGCAGTCCGGGCCGAGCACCGATGAGCTGCGCGAGGTCGAACAAGCCAAGGCCGCCCAAGCCGTCCTTGAGGAAGCCGAGCACGACCTACAAGCGTTCATCGGGCTGGGCAGGGTGAAGGCCCACATCAACAAGCTGAAGTACGTGCAGGTCTATGACCGGGCCATGGCAGCACGCGGCGAGGGGGTCGGGCAGCGCAACGCCCTGCACATGACCCTGATCGGACCGCCGGGAACGGCCAAGACCTCCATCGCACGCGTCATGGGCAAGATGTACTTCGGCCTGGGCATTCTCAAATCCTCAGAGTTCATCGAGGTTTCGCGCAAGGACCTCGTCGGCGGGGTCATTGGTGAGACCGAGGCCAAGACCGGGGCGTACCTCGACCGCGCCAAGGGGAAGACGCTGTTCGTCGACGAGGCCCCCGAGCTCTACAAAGCCGACAACGAGCGTGACTTCGGTCGCATCGCCCTCGACGTCATCATGAAGTTCGCCGAGGACCACCGCGACGACACCATGATCGCGCTGGCCGGGTACGCCGGCGGGATGAACCGGCTGCTGTCGGCCAACCCTGGCCTGCGGTCGCGGTTCCCCACCCAGCTGGAGTTCAGCTCCTACAGCGCAGACGAGCTGGCCCAGATCGCGTCCCTGTTCGCCGAGAACTACCGCGTCCTGGTCGACCCCAACGCCGTTGAGTCCTTTCAGCGGATCACGCACTGGCTCACCGCCACCTCGACCAACAACCCCGAGGACCCCAGCGAGACACTTATCGACATCGCCGGCAACGGCCGCTACGTGCGCAACGTGATGAGCGAGGCGGTGGAGAAGATGAAGGCCCGGGTGGCCTCCGACACCTCGATCGACCTGGCCACCGCCGACTTGAACATGCTGCGCACCGTGATCGACGCCGACATGATCGACGCCATCAAGGGAATCCTCGCCAGCGCGGGAATTCAGCCGCGCGAACAGACTTCCTGA
- a CDS encoding serine/threonine-protein kinase has protein sequence MFAVGSLVAGYRIEQVLATGATGTVYRAKHPTLPRRDALKVLSADLSRDPAFRERFIREADIASLLDHPNIVSIYDRGEAEDGHLWIAMQYVAGTDAEAALQAGTMTAARAIRIAGEVAKALDYAHQRNVVHHDVKPGNVLLASGSHADEHVLLTDFGVARAAGSSHEPGRPDSDSTVAVTLAYAAPEVIAGDAIDRRADIYSLGCTLFRMLTGKQPFYTAEGTTAVARAHLYQTPPRVSDHLPGATRQLDVVVARALAKYPEDRFGSAREFAAAAAASAASLTGERPDPSSSRGGQARHGTTLSLDPLRRNVAERVRSVSEQIRSAHGPLRQVRERPVVVIWAVFAVLATISVILWAKLLWPPSSEPEGTSAATSPATTTSSATAGPAALVRLLPPGYSRGTCARVPTASDVTAAVSCGPNADPGGPTTSTYTLSRDLPALRKAFTDVVNRSAPVICPPNIQSPGPWRRNDSPTVVRGTLFCGVQAGQPIVAWTDEQKRLLGVARAQAPGAALDALYAWWSTHS, from the coding sequence ATGTTCGCGGTCGGCTCTCTGGTGGCGGGATATCGGATAGAGCAGGTTCTCGCCACGGGTGCCACCGGAACGGTGTACCGGGCCAAGCATCCGACGTTGCCCCGCCGTGATGCGCTCAAGGTGCTCAGTGCCGACCTCTCTCGCGATCCCGCGTTCCGTGAGCGCTTCATCCGCGAGGCCGACATCGCCTCGCTGCTCGATCACCCCAACATCGTCTCGATCTATGACCGAGGCGAGGCCGAGGACGGTCACCTGTGGATCGCCATGCAGTACGTCGCCGGCACCGACGCAGAAGCGGCACTACAGGCCGGAACGATGACCGCCGCACGGGCCATTCGCATCGCTGGTGAGGTCGCCAAGGCGCTGGACTACGCCCACCAGCGCAACGTCGTACATCACGACGTGAAGCCAGGCAACGTGTTGTTGGCCAGCGGGTCCCACGCCGACGAACACGTGCTGCTCACCGACTTCGGGGTGGCGCGTGCAGCGGGAAGCTCCCACGAGCCCGGCAGGCCCGACAGCGATTCGACCGTGGCCGTGACACTTGCCTATGCCGCTCCCGAAGTCATCGCCGGGGACGCCATCGACCGGCGGGCCGATATTTACTCGTTGGGGTGCACGCTGTTTCGCATGCTGACCGGCAAGCAGCCGTTCTACACCGCCGAGGGAACCACCGCCGTGGCGCGTGCACATCTCTACCAAACACCACCGCGGGTCTCGGACCACCTCCCTGGGGCAACCCGACAGCTAGACGTCGTGGTGGCCAGAGCCTTGGCGAAGTATCCCGAGGACCGATTCGGCTCGGCGCGGGAGTTCGCCGCGGCCGCCGCCGCGTCGGCGGCGTCCCTCACGGGCGAACGCCCCGACCCTTCCTCATCGCGTGGCGGCCAGGCGCGACATGGCACCACGTTGTCGTTGGATCCGCTACGCCGCAACGTAGCTGAGCGCGTGCGAAGTGTTTCCGAGCAGATCCGCAGCGCGCACGGACCGCTGCGGCAGGTACGAGAGCGGCCCGTCGTCGTCATCTGGGCGGTATTCGCCGTACTTGCAACCATTTCCGTCATCCTGTGGGCGAAGCTGCTGTGGCCGCCCTCAAGCGAGCCCGAAGGGACCTCCGCAGCGACGTCCCCCGCCACCACCACGTCGTCGGCCACTGCTGGACCAGCCGCGCTCGTACGCCTGCTGCCGCCGGGTTATTCGCGCGGCACCTGCGCACGTGTTCCTACCGCTTCCGACGTGACAGCCGCCGTGTCCTGCGGACCCAACGCAGACCCCGGCGGTCCCACGACGTCGACCTACACGCTGAGCCGCGATCTACCCGCGCTGCGCAAGGCCTTCACCGACGTCGTGAACCGATCCGCTCCGGTGATCTGTCCGCCCAACATCCAGTCACCCGGTCCCTGGCGGCGTAATGACAGCCCGACCGTGGTGCGGGGGACGCTGTTCTGCGGGGTTCAGGCGGGGCAGCCGATCGTGGCATGGACCGATGAGCAGAAACGGCTGCTCGGCGTCGCCCGAGCCCAGGCGCCGGGGGCCGCCCTCGACGCTCTGTACGCATGGTGGTCCACCCACTCATAA
- a CDS encoding type I phosphoribosyltransferase has translation MLLARAVTLIEDVITTGGAVRNAALALRSATADVSTVICAIDRRPETGSVLDDVSVAVLAVMTKNELDTAHNLRA, from the coding sequence ATGTTGCTGGCCCGAGCCGTCACTCTCATCGAAGATGTGATTACCACCGGCGGCGCCGTGCGCAACGCCGCGCTCGCACTTCGCAGCGCCACCGCGGACGTCTCGACCGTCATCTGCGCTATCGACCGACGACCTGAAACTGGCAGTGTTCTCGACGACGTTTCAGTCGCCGTCCTGGCCGTTATGACCAAGAACGAGCTGGACACCGCCCACAACCTTCGTGCCTGA
- a CDS encoding type IV secretory system conjugative DNA transfer family protein: MSTRHEPYSPYCGLVVNDKEQYEKVQGAPHLAISAPTRTGKTRRLLAPAAVLHPGPLVAVSSKEDLAELVLMRRGLGPTGVIDLRPEKTLVWPHGVRSMVSDPTMSITSADEALTVAETMLATSGVGFGGASSGQTVAAGGLWESTASRPLACLLYAASPQGNTKGMPWVLEAVENLGIDDDDQAGTQMTLEATPSWVTAAALCPHPQLADPMQRVLTLDGRMRDSVAITVSKAVTPWVRLGLSTTAHLDGLSAVDEISIEAFDVSMLDVPDASLFVIAPNTGTVAGAAVALIDSIIRHFRKRTAQHQLEHRLLLELDEVCNSCPLPALLNYVGESAGLGVNIMATVQASSHFDVVYGPKYADALRDIFPGTVVMYGAHERHLLEQASHWQGLATRRTESYEPNGGSRSQSSQLGSIIDWQELLPQSLEEAQVLLRGTAGRRVQIPDWSEFLDIYDNAVTARRNRTARASA, encoded by the coding sequence ATGAGCACGCGCCACGAGCCCTACAGCCCGTACTGCGGGCTGGTCGTCAACGACAAAGAGCAGTACGAGAAGGTGCAAGGCGCACCGCATTTGGCGATCAGCGCCCCCACCCGCACCGGAAAAACACGCCGCCTGCTGGCTCCGGCGGCCGTACTGCACCCCGGGCCGCTGGTCGCAGTGTCCAGCAAGGAAGACCTCGCCGAGCTGGTCCTGATGCGCCGCGGTCTCGGTCCCACCGGCGTGATCGACCTGCGGCCGGAGAAGACTCTGGTCTGGCCCCACGGCGTGCGGTCAATGGTCAGCGACCCCACCATGTCGATCACCTCGGCCGACGAAGCCCTGACCGTCGCCGAAACGATGCTCGCCACTTCCGGTGTCGGGTTCGGAGGAGCCTCCAGCGGCCAGACCGTGGCCGCCGGCGGGCTTTGGGAATCCACCGCCAGCCGCCCACTGGCGTGCCTGCTCTACGCCGCCAGCCCCCAGGGCAACACCAAAGGGATGCCCTGGGTGCTCGAAGCGGTGGAGAACCTCGGCATCGACGACGACGACCAAGCCGGTACGCAGATGACGCTGGAGGCCACCCCATCGTGGGTGACCGCCGCGGCGCTGTGTCCGCACCCGCAGTTGGCCGACCCCATGCAGCGAGTCTTGACCTTGGACGGTCGCATGCGCGACAGCGTGGCGATCACCGTCTCCAAAGCCGTCACCCCCTGGGTTCGCCTCGGGCTCAGCACCACCGCCCACCTCGATGGCCTCAGTGCGGTCGATGAAATTAGCATCGAAGCCTTCGACGTGTCGATGCTCGACGTTCCCGACGCGAGCCTGTTCGTCATCGCCCCCAACACCGGCACTGTCGCCGGCGCGGCGGTAGCGCTCATCGACTCCATCATCCGCCACTTCCGCAAGCGCACCGCTCAGCACCAACTCGAACACCGGCTACTGCTCGAACTCGACGAGGTATGCAACTCCTGCCCACTGCCGGCCCTGCTCAACTACGTCGGCGAATCAGCCGGCCTGGGCGTGAACATCATGGCCACCGTGCAAGCCTCCAGCCACTTCGACGTCGTCTACGGACCGAAGTACGCCGACGCCCTGCGCGACATCTTCCCCGGCACCGTCGTGATGTACGGCGCCCACGAACGTCACCTGCTCGAACAGGCCTCGCACTGGCAGGGACTGGCCACGCGGCGCACCGAATCCTATGAACCGAACGGTGGAAGCCGGTCACAGTCCTCACAACTCGGCTCCATCATCGACTGGCAAGAGCTGCTGCCCCAGAGCCTCGAAGAGGCCCAAGTGCTGCTGCGCGGAACGGCAGGACGCCGCGTGCAGATTCCAGACTGGAGCGAGTTCCTCGACATCTACGACAACGCCGTCACCGCACGAAGGAACCGCACCGCGAGGGCCTCGGCCTAG